One Peromyscus leucopus breed LL Stock chromosome 6, UCI_PerLeu_2.1, whole genome shotgun sequence genomic region harbors:
- the Ctbs gene encoding di-N-acetylchitobiase isoform X1: MALRGFPALTLLLLPLLALRLSAGDCPCSEPALCRPVRHRRDFEVFVFDVGQKTWKSYDWSQITTVAVFGKYDSELMCYAHSKGARVVLKGDVSLKDIIDPTFRASWIAQKVNLAKTQHMDGINIDIEQEVNCFSPEYEALTALVKETTERFHREIEGSQVTFDVAWSPKNIDKRCYNYTGIADACDFLFVMSYDEQSQIWSECIAAANAPYNQTLTGYSDYIKMGISPTKLVMGIPWYGYDYTCLNLSEEDVCTIAKVPFRGAPCSDAAGRQVPYRAIMKQVNSSVSGSQWDEDQQAPYYNYKDPAGHFHQVWYDNPQSISLKAAYVKNYGLRGIGMWNANCLDYSEDALAKEQTREMWGALKPRL; encoded by the exons ATGGCGCTGCGCGGTTTCCCGGCACTCACTctcctgctgctgccgctgctggcGCTCCGGCTCTCGGCCGGGGACTGCCCGTGTTCCGAGCCTGCGCTCTGCCGACCGGTCCGCCATCGCCGGGACTTCGAG GTCTTTGTATTTGATGTTGGACAGAAAACCTGGAAATCTTATGACTGGTCACAAATTACAACTGTGGCAGTTTTTGGAAAATATGACTCAGAACTTATGTGCTATGCTCATTCAAAAGGAGCCAGAGTAGTGCTAAAGG GTGATGTCTCCCTGAAGGATATCATTGATCCTACTTTCAGAGCATCATGGATAGCTCAAAAAGTTAATTTGGCCAAAACACAACATATGGATGGAATTAATATAGACATAGAACAAGAAGTTAATTGCTTTTCACCTGAATATGAAGCATTGACAGCGTTGGTCAAAGAAACCACCGAGCGTTTCCATCGTGAGATCGAGGGGTCACAG GTAACTTTTGATGTAGCTTGGTCACCAAAGAACATAGACAAAAGGTGCTATAATTATACCGGAATTGCAGATGCCTGTGATTTTCTCTTCGTGATGTCTTACGATGAGCAAAGTCAGATCTGGTCAGAATGTATTGCAGCAGCCAATGCTCCCTATAATCAGACATTAACTG GATATAGTGACTATATCAAGATGGGCATTAGCCCTACGAAACTTGTAATGGGTATTCCCTGGTATGGTTATGATTATACCTGCCTGAATCTATCAGAG GAGGACGTCTGCACCATTGCAAAGGTCCCTTTCCGAGGGGCTCCCTGCAGCGATGCTGCAGGACGTCAGGTGCCCTACAGAGCCATCATGAAGCAAGTAAACAGTTCTGTTTCTGGGAGCCAGTGGGATGAAGACCAGCAAGCTCCTTACTATAACTACAAG GATCCTGCTGGCCATTTTCATCAAGTGTGGTATGATAACCCCCAGAGCATTTCACTAAAGGCAGCATATGTCAAAAACTATGGCTTGAGGGGCATTGGCATGTGGAATGCCAACTGTCTTGACTACTCAGAAGATGCTCTAGCCAAAGAGCAAACGAGAGAAATGTGGGGAGCTTTAAAACCAAGGCTGTGA
- the Ctbs gene encoding di-N-acetylchitobiase isoform X2 gives MWCHGPLYPLVFVFDVGQKTWKSYDWSQITTVAVFGKYDSELMCYAHSKGARVVLKGDVSLKDIIDPTFRASWIAQKVNLAKTQHMDGINIDIEQEVNCFSPEYEALTALVKETTERFHREIEGSQVTFDVAWSPKNIDKRCYNYTGIADACDFLFVMSYDEQSQIWSECIAAANAPYNQTLTGYSDYIKMGISPTKLVMGIPWYGYDYTCLNLSEEDVCTIAKVPFRGAPCSDAAGRQVPYRAIMKQVNSSVSGSQWDEDQQAPYYNYKDPAGHFHQVWYDNPQSISLKAAYVKNYGLRGIGMWNANCLDYSEDALAKEQTREMWGALKPRL, from the exons ATGTGGTGTCACGGGCCGCTGTATCCCCTT GTCTTTGTATTTGATGTTGGACAGAAAACCTGGAAATCTTATGACTGGTCACAAATTACAACTGTGGCAGTTTTTGGAAAATATGACTCAGAACTTATGTGCTATGCTCATTCAAAAGGAGCCAGAGTAGTGCTAAAGG GTGATGTCTCCCTGAAGGATATCATTGATCCTACTTTCAGAGCATCATGGATAGCTCAAAAAGTTAATTTGGCCAAAACACAACATATGGATGGAATTAATATAGACATAGAACAAGAAGTTAATTGCTTTTCACCTGAATATGAAGCATTGACAGCGTTGGTCAAAGAAACCACCGAGCGTTTCCATCGTGAGATCGAGGGGTCACAG GTAACTTTTGATGTAGCTTGGTCACCAAAGAACATAGACAAAAGGTGCTATAATTATACCGGAATTGCAGATGCCTGTGATTTTCTCTTCGTGATGTCTTACGATGAGCAAAGTCAGATCTGGTCAGAATGTATTGCAGCAGCCAATGCTCCCTATAATCAGACATTAACTG GATATAGTGACTATATCAAGATGGGCATTAGCCCTACGAAACTTGTAATGGGTATTCCCTGGTATGGTTATGATTATACCTGCCTGAATCTATCAGAG GAGGACGTCTGCACCATTGCAAAGGTCCCTTTCCGAGGGGCTCCCTGCAGCGATGCTGCAGGACGTCAGGTGCCCTACAGAGCCATCATGAAGCAAGTAAACAGTTCTGTTTCTGGGAGCCAGTGGGATGAAGACCAGCAAGCTCCTTACTATAACTACAAG GATCCTGCTGGCCATTTTCATCAAGTGTGGTATGATAACCCCCAGAGCATTTCACTAAAGGCAGCATATGTCAAAAACTATGGCTTGAGGGGCATTGGCATGTGGAATGCCAACTGTCTTGACTACTCAGAAGATGCTCTAGCCAAAGAGCAAACGAGAGAAATGTGGGGAGCTTTAAAACCAAGGCTGTGA